Proteins from one Desmodus rotundus isolate HL8 chromosome 9, HLdesRot8A.1, whole genome shotgun sequence genomic window:
- the CCDC194 gene encoding coiled-coil domain-containing protein 194 — protein sequence MAEPGPEPGRAWRVLALCGAAVFLAAAAAGAALLAWNLAAAASRGSRCPELEPAVNATVPPRDPAPEVQELQRKLAEATQREKALARQLDQAKGVHRELEEALRACEGRQSHLQTQLMMLKIEMEEAKAQGTQMGAENGALTEALARWEAVAAESTLLLEEEQRRARAAEAESGACAAREAALRERVKALEAETDPQRRVPHPRVRSGSWPRPSARSRSRSRSRPSGGCRRTRGNWRIIMQQLGRATLC from the exons ATGGCCGAGCCAGGGCCAGAGCCGGGACGGGCTTGGCGGGTGCTCGCCCTGTGCGGGGCTGCTGTGTtcctggcggcggcggcggctggggCAGCCCTACTGGCTTGGAATCTGGCTGCTGCGGCCTCCAGGGGCTCTCGCTGCCCAGAGTTGGAGCCAGCGGTCAATGCCACAGTGCCCCCCAGGGACCCAGCGCCAGAGGTCCAGGAGCTGCAGCGAAAGCTGGCAGAGGCTACCCAACGAGAGAAGGCTCTGGCCAGGCAGCTGGACCAGGCCAAGGGTGTCCATCGGGAGCTGGAGGAGGCTTTAAGGGCCTGTGAGGGCCGCCAG AGCCACCTTCAGACCCAGCTGATGATGCTGAAGATTGAGATGGAAGAGGCCAAGGCACAGGGGACTCAAATGGGGGCCGAGAACGGGGCGCTGACAG AAGCCCTGGCGCGCTGGGAGGCGGTGGCCGCTGAGTCAACTCTGCTGCTGGAAGAGGAACAGCGGCGCGCACGCGCAGCCGAGGCCGAGAGCGGAGCCTGCGCGGCCCGGGAGGCGGCGCTGCGCGAGCGCGT TAAAGCCCTGGAAGCCGAGACGGACCCCCAGCGCAGAGTGCCGCACCCTCGGGTCCGCTCTGGGTCCTGGCCCCGGCCCAGCGcccgctctcgctctcgctcccGCTCCAGGCCCTCTGGGGGCTGCCGGCGCACCCGAGG
- the BST2 gene encoding bone marrow stromal antigen 2, with translation MTSTFYHYIPLPMSENSRELMLEYHKLPRWLGILLALLVLLVVGLLVATIILAVQAHSPACKDGHRAEQECRNFTHLLESQRTRAQEILLKTKAQAATYNQTVVTLMASLKVEQAQGQKLREQVQELQEEIKTLKQKLQDTTQKLQVTTTELQNTTQKLQVTTAKLQVTTQKLQDTTTELNQLRKDHESFDRGNGSTSSGNTLSLSVVVLLLTLSLLDLLA, from the exons ATGACATCCACTTTTTACCACTATATCCCTTTGCCCATGAGTGAAAACTCAAGAGAGCTAATGCTGGAGTACCACAAGCTGCCAAGGTGGCTGGGGATCCTGCTGGCCCTGCTGGTCCTACTTGTGGTGGGTCTATTAGTGGCCACGATCATCCTGGCTGTCCAGGCCCACAGCCCGGCTTGCAAGGATGGCCACAGAGCGGAGCAGGAGTGTCGAAACTTCACCCACCTCCTGGAGAGCCAGCGGACCCGGGCCCAGGAAATCTTACTGAAGACTAAGGCCCAGGCCGCCACTTACAACCAGACTGTG gtGACCCTGATGGCTTCTCTGAAGGTGGAGCAGGCTCAGGGCCAAAAGTTACGGGAGCAAGTGCAAGAGCTTCAAG AGGAGATTAAGACATTGAAGCAGAAGCTGCAGGACACAACCCAGAAGCTGCAGGTCACAACCACAGAGCTGCAGAACACAACCCAGAAGCTGCAGGTCACAACTGCAAAGCTGCAGGTCACAACCCAGAAGCTGCAGGACACAACCACAGAGCTGAATCAACTAAG AAAAGATCATGAAAGCTTCGACCGGGGCAATGGCTCCACCAGCTCCGGAAACACCCTCAGCCTCTCTGTCGTCGTTCTGCTCCTGACCCTGAGCCTCCTGGATCTGCTGGCCTGA
- the MVB12A gene encoding multivesicular body subunit 12A, whose protein sequence is MDPGPDGAPLAGLAWSSASAPPPRGFSAISCTVEGTPASFGKSFAQKSGYFLCLSTLGSLENPQENVVTDIQVLVDKSPLPPGFSPVCDPLDSKASVSKKKRMCVKLVPLGAADTAVFDIRLSGKTKTVPGYLRIGDMGGFAIWCKKAKAPRPVPKPRGLSRDMQGLSLDPPGQPSKGRLPEGTLSRLSSRASTLRRSDSIYEASNLYGISAMDGVPFTLHPRFEGKGCGPLAFSAFADLTIKSLADIEEEYNYGFVVEKTAAARLPPSVS, encoded by the exons ATGGATCCCGGTCCCGACGGGGCGCCGCTGGCTGGCCTAGCCTGGTCCTCGGCCTCGGCGCCCCCGCCTCGGGGATTCAGTGCA ATATCCTGCACAGTGGAGGGGACGCCCGCCAGCTTCGGCAAGAGCTTCGCGCAGAAATCCGGCTACTTCCTGTGCCTCAGTACCTTGGGCAGCCTGGAG aATCCGCAGGAGAACGTGGTGACCGATATCCAAGTCCTGGTGGACAAGAGCCCCCTCCCGCCGGGCTTCTCCCCGGTCTGCGACCCCTTGGACTCCA aGGCCTCCGTGTCCAAGAAGAAACGCATGTGTGTGAAGTTGGTGCCCCTGGGGGCTGCGGACACAGCTGTGTTTGACATCCGGCTGAGCGGGAAGACCAAGACAGTGCCTGGATACCTTCGAATAGG GGACATGGGTGGCTTTGCCATCTGGTGCAAGAAGGCAAAGGCCCCTCGGCCAGTGCCCAAGCCCCGAGGTCTCAGCCGGGACATGCAGGGCCTCTCACTGGATCCACCAGGCCAGCCCAG CAAGGGACGCTTGCCAGAGGGGACATTGTCGAGACTGAGCTCAAGGGCTTCAACCCTGCGGAGGAGTGACTCCATCTATGAGGCTTCCAACCTCTATGGCATCTCAG CCATGGATGGGGTTCCCTTCACACTGCATCCCCGATTTGAGGGCAAAGGCTGCGGCCCTCTG GCCTTTTCTGCCTTTGCTGATCTTACCATCAAGTCGCTGGCGGACATTGAAGAGGAG TACAACTATGGCTTCGTGGTGGAGAAGACAGCAGCTGCTCGTCTGCCCCCCAGTGTGTCGTAG